In Argiope bruennichi chromosome X1, qqArgBrue1.1, whole genome shotgun sequence, a single window of DNA contains:
- the LOC129959237 gene encoding uncharacterized protein LOC129959237 — translation MSFLNKSKKADLICLAEDLGESPDETMSKVILKELILASKHYNEEEAKEYLEVIVAGRLEQEQKLENENKLKQEREKEKFALEKLRLEVELSRINQNLVQNSDQVVRAKSLDEIVRMVRLLTVKVPSKSDGWDYFFSSLEKAFVNENVSDEFKPKVLLCLLGDKVSNLLVNIEESELKNYESLKKIVLQEYEPSPKLCLENFRKAKRNNDETFSQFASRLTSMWVYYCKSRGASDFETVNQLIVADKMFQTLDSETATHIGVLQGESWFKPKEMGKRCDVFYASKGKSYDGSVRAKRNDYDERGFQGNWGKQQFNEKKTDNSNFCPKKNFEKSKITEVRKLTCYTCGSDKHFRRDCPKIKGADYKRIKVNKVSAEGAEAESKGETVAARVDLLGKVIPRHAIEDKLCKLAKVSVSVAGKLAQALVDSGTEITVVKRDLVPEVSVEGASTIYLKGIFGPAVKCPLVYVPLSLATGGQVNVVHQQVLCALADVLVEDVLLPPDILNMLGGAQSEGNSLAQNSQELRGDLQEKAQDSIIFEKTQSEITSCGNEVGTVNNKDEKVTTETVKGSMVADTFRSAQEQCVELATAWKHAKEGKSNFYEVDGYLFHRDKILGESIGQLVIPKCRRGEVLRLAHTSVFSCHMGSKKTLERIKYSFFWEGMRTDVKKFCDSCKECQLTQTVKTSDRTPITPVVRPELPFQVVNVDLIGPIDPPSAKGHKYILCLVDQHTRWGEAIPLTSLNAKATCEALLSIFSRTGIPNVIASDNGTNFTAELTKEFEKRIGSSPRFSTPGYPQSNGLVERFNRTLKNMLHNVVREEGRGWHLQIPYVLWAYREIPHSTTGVSPFQLLYGRPPQGPLSILKSTWTGKFNNVQLNSTSVSKYLENLKSKLEKDAEQAKLVSAVQQENAAYYHNLRSSNRVYKVGDQVIVLIPDSTNKLFARWQGPATIVEKRNPHSFSVKMSDGSTKHIHQNKLKHYIASSNSINVIFEEEKEFGHVETLPTATKESKFFEILDNLEIKHVDNSQLETLKNLIVKFKRIFTKPVQPAAVGTHKIELLPNTVQKKPHCYSVPIAYRKEVERQVQELLELDLIEPSVSEIAHPIVCVAKKDSSMRMCIDFRALNAVTKVPVFPMKDLQELIFTAGSGHWLSSLDLLKGYWQIKMDEESKRLTAFATHNAVYQWKTMPFGLAGASGTFQREMNRALKSHSEYAQAYMDDVVIYSRSFKEHLFHLKLILTELDELGFSVRLDKCTFATKQIKYLGHIIGGGRHGPDKDKILAIQKLTRPTSKKEVRSVLGLMGFYRTYIPKFAEISTPLTELTKKNKPNKASWGEEEQNSFEKLKELLCEVTSLATPDANLPFQIHCDASDHGVGCCLTQQDADGSYKPIAFASQKFNAAQKNWASIEKEAWAVLYGLNKFDKWIYGAKVEIISDHNPLKYLNQTTPKSPKLTRWALALQRWNHSITHRPSVQHRGADALSRLK, via the coding sequence atgtctttcttaaataaaagtaaaaaggcaGACCTAATCTGTCTAGCAGAAGATTTAGGTGAGTCGCCAGACGAAACCATGTCTAAAgtaattctgaaagaattaattttagctaGTAAACATTATAACGAGGAAGaagcaaaagaatatttagaagttATCGTAGCTGGAAGGTTAGAACAGgaacaaaaacttgaaaatgaaaataaactaaaacaagAGAGGGAAAAGGAAAAGTTCGCACTCGAAAAACTTCGTCTAGAAGTGGAATTATCCAGGATCAatcaaaatttggttcaaaatagtGATCAAGTCGTGCGTGCAAAATCATTAGATGAAATAGTTAGGATGGTTAGGCTCTTAACAGTTAAAGTTCCTAGTAAGTCAGACGGATGGGACTATTTCTTTTCAAGCTTAGAAAAggcatttgtaaatgaaaatgttagtGATGAATTTAAACCAAAAGTGTTGCTTTGTTTATTAGGAGACAAAGTGTCTAATTTGTTAGTTAATATAGAAGAAagcgaattaaaaaattatgaatctttgaagaaaatagtATTACAGGAATACGAACCTTCACCGAAAttgtgtttagaaaattttcgCAAAGCTAAACGTAACAACGATGAAACATTTTCTCAATTTGCATCTCGGTTAACATCCATGTGGGTGTATTATTGCAAATCAAGGGGTGCTAGTGATTTTGAGACTGTAAATCAACTCATTGTCGCAGATAAAATGTTCCAAACATTGGATTCCGAAACGGCAACCCATATAGGTGTGCTACAGGGGGAAAGTTGGTTTAAGCCAAAGGAAATGGGTAAACGTTGTGATGTATTCTATGCATCCAAGGGTAAATCCTATGACGGGTCAGTGAGAGCCAAAAGAAATGATTATGATGAAAGAGGTTTTCAGGGTAATTGGGGAAAACAACAGTTCAATGAGAAGAAGACCGATAATAGTAATTTTTGccctaagaaaaattttgaaaaatcaaaaatcacaGAAGTTAGAAAGCTAACTTGTTACACTTGTGGCTCCGATAAACATTTTAGACGAGATTGTCCGAAAATTAAGGGAGCAGACTATAAAAGGATTAAGGTAAACAAGGTTTCCGCTGAGGGTGCAGAAGCAGAATCAAAAGGGGAAACAGTAGCTGCTAGGGTGGATTTACTCGGTAAAGTAATTCCTAGGCATGCTATTGAAGACAAACTTTGTAAATTGGCAAAGGTATCTGTCAGTGTAGCTGGGAAACTAGCCCAAGCATTAGTGGATTCTGGCACGGAAATTACAGTTGTCAAAAGGGACTTAGTTCCTGAAGTTTCAGTCGAAGGTGCTTCTACGATATATTTGAAGGGTATTTTTGGTCCGGCGGTTAAATGTCCTTTAGTGTACGTTCCGTTAAGTCTTGCTACTGGTGGCCAAGTTAATGTGGTGCATCAGCAAGTTTTATGTGCTTTAGCAGATGTTTTGGTGGAGGATGTGTTGCTTCCACCGGATATTCTAAACATGTTGGGAGGGGCCCAGAGTGAAGGAAATTCACTGGCTCAGAACTCTCAGGAATTGAGGGGTGATCTGCAGGAGAAAGCACAGGATAGCATTATCTTTGAGAAAACTCAAAGTGAAATTACTTCATGTGGGAATGAAGTGGGAACAGTTAATAATAAGGATGAGAAAGTAACCACTGAGACGGTTAAGGGAAGCATGGTCGCTGATACTTTTCGCTCTGCGCAGGAACAGTGTGTCGAATTAGCAACGGCTTGGAAGCATGCTAAAGAAGGCAAAAGTAACTTCTATGAGGTAGACGGTTATCTGTTTCACAGAGACAAAATACTCGGGGAGAGTATTGGGCAACTGGTAATTCCAAAGTGTAGACGCGGTGAGGTACTCAGACTTGCTCATACCTCAGTGTTTAGTTGTCATATGGGTTCTAAAAAGACTCTAGAACGAATCAAGTACTCTTTCTTCTGGGAAGGTATGCGGACGGATGTCAAAAAATTTTGCGACTCATGTAAAGAGTGTCAACTCACTCAGACTGTTAAAACTAGTGACAGAACGCCAATTACGCCTGTCGTAAGGCCTGAATTACCATTTCAGGTAGTGAATGTAGACCTGATAGGTCCAATTGATCCTCCTAGTGCGAAAGGacataaatacatattatgtCTGGTTGATCAACATACTAGGTGGGGCGAAGCCATACCGTTGACTAGTCTGAATGCTAAGGCAACATGTGAAGCTttgttaagtatattttcaaGGACAGGTATTCCTAATGTTATCGCGTCTGATAACGGGACCAATTTCACGGCAGAACTAACTAAAGAGTTTGAAAAACGAATAGGGAGCAGTCCAAGATTCTCTACCCCTGGATATCCACAATCAAATGGGTTGGTGGAGAGGTttaatagaactttaaaaaacatgttgCATAATGTAGTCAGGGAAGAAGGTAGGGGATGGCATTTACAAATTCCTTATGTGCTGTGGGCGTACAGAGAAATACCTCATTCAACTACAGGTGTGTCGCCATTTCAGTTACTCTATGGTAGACCACCACAAGGTCCTTTGTCTATCCTAAAATCTACTTGGAcaggaaaatttaataatgtacaaTTAAATAGTACTTCCGTTTCCAAATAcctggaaaatttaaaatcaaaactagaGAAGGATGCAGAGCAGGCTAAGCTTGTTTCAGCAGTACAACAGGAAAATGCGGCGTATTATCACAATTTAAGATCGTCTAACCGAGTGTACAAAGTCGGAGATCAGGTGATAGTATTAATACCTGATTcgactaataaattatttgccaGATGGCAAGGTCCTGCAACTATCGTTGAGAAACGTAATCCCCattctttttcagttaaaatgtcGGATGGTTCTACCAAGCACATTCatcaaaataagttaaaacattacATAGCTAGTTCTAACtctataaatgtcatttttgagGAAGAAAAAGAATTCGGGCATGTTGAAACTTTACCAACCGCTAccaaagaatctaaatttttcgaaattcttgataatcttgaaattaaacaTGTAGACAATTCTCAGTTAgaaactcttaaaaatttaatcgttAAATTTAAACGCATCTTTACTAAACCCGTGCAACCAGCTGCGGTTGGCACTCATAAAATTGAACTATTGCCCAATACGGTACAGAAAAAGCCTCATTGTTATAGTGTTCCTATTGCATACAGAAAGGAAGTTGAACGTCAAGTTCAAGAACTTTTAGAATTAGACTTGATAGAACCTTCGGTATCCGAAATTGCTCATCCGATTGTTTGCGTTGCTAAAAAGGATTCTTCAATGAGAATGTGCATTGATTTTAGAGCGTTAAATGCAGTCACCAAAGTTCCAGTCTTTCCCATGAAAGATTTGCAAGAACTGATATTCACTGCAGGGTCAGGCCATTGGTTAAGTAGCTTAGATCTTTTAAAGGGATATTGGCAAATAAAAATGGACGAGGAAAGTAAACGGTTGACGGCGTTTGCTACGCATAATGCTGTGTACCAGTGGAAGACCATGCCTTTCGGTCTGGCGGGAGCATCTGGTACTTTTCAACGTGAAATGAACCGTGCCTTGAAATCTCATTCAGAGTATGCGCAGGCGTACATGGATGATGTAGTCATTTATTCTAGATCTTTTAAAGAgcatctgtttcatttaaaacttatacTGACAGAATTAGATGAATTAGGATTTTCTGTACGGCTGGATAAATGTACTTTCGCcaccaaacaaataaaatatttaggccATATTATAGGTGGAGGTAGACATGGTCCAGATAAAGACAAAATTCTAGCAATACAGAAATTAACTAGACCTACGTCTAAAAAAGAGGTCAGGTCCGTATTAGGATTAATGGGATTTTACCGCACATATATACCAAAATTTGCGGAAATATCCACTCCACTCACGGAATTAACCAAGAAGAATAAGCCAAACAAGGCAAGTTGGGGGGAAGAAGAACAAAACTCGTTTGAGAAACTG